In Quercus robur chromosome 10, dhQueRobu3.1, whole genome shotgun sequence, a genomic segment contains:
- the LOC126704172 gene encoding metalloendoproteinase 1-like produces MSPNYAFFDGKPKWNKNYLNYTFDSSVTPEDIIGVGMPGSVLAYAAPPTIGKMHFDADENWSIDNPNGDQHDLVSVATHEIGHILGLQHSTNVDAIMYPFMNRGMAKGKLSDDDIDGIAALYAPARKT; encoded by the exons ATGAGTCCGAATTATGCATTTTTTGATGGAAAGCCAAAATGGAATAAGAACTATCTCAACTATACCTTTGACTCAAGTGTCACGCCGGAG GATATTATAGGGGTTGGCATGCCTGGCAGTGTTTTAGCTTATGCTGCTCCACCAACTATAGGAAAAATGCACTTTGATGCCGATGAAAACTGGAGCATTGATAACCCAAATGGTGATCAACATGACTTGGTATCGGTGGCTACACACGAAATTGGGCACATTCTTGGACTTCAACATAGTACAAATGTAGATGCTATTATGTATCCTTTTATGAATCGTGGAATGGCAAAAGGAAAACTGAGCGATGATGATATTGATGGGATAGCAGCTTTGTATGCCCCGGCTCGCAAAACATGA
- the LOC126704173 gene encoding metalloendoproteinase 1-like, with translation MATNLSLFLSITLLLLVIQPIRGHSFKSLQHLEVSHKGQTVKGLHEIKHYLSTFGYLKLNHSIGLSKYDHASVKDKDEFDEHLELAIKSFQKNFNLNVTGRLDSSTLNEMMTPRCGVTDDDNMSPNYAFFNGKPKWDKNYLTYTFDSSVTPEVLEKLRPAVQQGFEEWLKWTQFTFAEARQGSKSDIMIGYYKGWHGDYQAFDGPGKVLAHSFPPTMGKMHFDADENWSTDKPNGDQIDMVSVATHEIGHILGLQHSTDVNAIMYPFLNFGMTKRELSHDDIDGVLALYGTP, from the coding sequence ATGGCtacaaatctctctctttttttgtcaaTTACACTTCTCCTTCTCGTAATACAGCCTATTAGAGGACACTCTTTCAAGTCCCTCCAACATCTTGAGGTATCTCACAAGGGCCAAACAGTGAAAGGACTGCATGAGATCAAACACTATCTCAGTACATTCGGCTACTTAAAGTTAAACCACAGCATTGGTTTGAGCAAATATGATCATGCTAGTGTAAAAGACAAGGATGAGTTCGATGAACATTTGGAACTAGCAATAAAATCTTTCCAGAAGAATTTTAATCTTAATGTCACGGGGAGGCTCGACTCTAGCACCCTGAATGAAATGATGACTCCAAGGTGTGGAGTAACTGATGATGACAACATGAGTCCGAATTATGCATTTTTCAATGGAAAGCCAAAATGGGATAAGAACTATCTCACCTATACCTTTGATTCAAGTGTCACGCCAGAGGTACTGGAAAAGTTAAGACCTGCAGTGCAACAGGGTTTCGAAGAATGGCTCAAATGGACACAATTTACATTTGCAGAGGCACGACAAGGTTCCAAATCTGACATTATGATAGGATATTATAAGGGTTGGCATGGAGATTACCAAGCATTTGATGGACCTGGTAAGGTTTTAGCTCATTCTTTTCCACCAACTATGGGAAAAATGCACTTTGATGCTGATGAGAACTGGAGCACTGATAAACCAAATGGTGATCAAATTGACATGGTATCGGTGGCCACACACGAAATTGGACACATTCTTGGACTCCAACATAGTACAGATGTAAATGCAATTATGTACCCTTTTCTGAATTTTGGAATGACAAAAAGAGAATTGAGCCATGATGATATTGATGGCGTGCTTGCTTTGTATGGCACACCTTAA